The following coding sequences lie in one Oryza brachyantha chromosome 10, ObraRS2, whole genome shotgun sequence genomic window:
- the LOC102703342 gene encoding E3 ubiquitin-protein ligase HAKAI homolog, producing MLQIRLSKIGSSDSGAAAASSAAAGAGGGGGAPPKSASAAAAAGGGPPESVTVACPDHLVIADLPVAKSLGAVTTSAVAAARTIGRRSRRPLGERVHICCRCEFPIALYGRLIPCEHAFCLACARSDSSCYLCDERIQKIQTVKMMEGIFICAAPMCLKSFLKKAEFESHVPEVHANLLANTPEREERNEPDAPNISRASGGDQRQSQMPEMSTARAPPRTGVSPSSSSHMQDREDRSRYHHSRDQTPQRPPMLARPPSFHGRHSYPPGDTQNENPPQGFDRPYNWASENAPGATPVRQESEHGSQDKQQMMPNAPFMFPPIPHQSNFMMPMNMNQPLMSNASFNYPLQQDGNPQFFSAPFQMQLPDVGLDQGSASGVQPAPPGGPLSFPEGLQRPWGMGLMGNPFQSMPLGQGMPEGAGEPQGGGGMVFLQGGFGVMPDGSMNSGIPGRDLSGQGDRGVLAQMPMPMQMQMSLPPPPPTQPPSGGQQPFSRT from the exons ATGCTCCAGATTCGCCTGAGCAAGATCGGCTCGTCggactccggcgccgccgccgcgtcgagcgcggcggccggggccggcgggggcggcggcgccccgccgaagtcggcgtcggcggcggcggcggccgggggcgGGCCCCCGGAGTCCGTCACGGTCGCGTGCCCCGACCACCTGGTGattgccgacctccccgtggcCAAGAGCCTCGGCGCCGTCACGACCTccgccgtcgcggccgccCGCACCATCGGCCGCCGCTCCCGGCGCCCGCTCGGCGAGCGCGTCCACATCTGCTGCCGCTGCGAGTTCCCCATCGCCCTCTACGGCCGCCTC ATTCCTTGTGAACATGCTTTCTGTTTAGCCTGTGCTAGAAGTGATTCCAGCTGCTATCT TTGTGATGAGCGCATTCAGAAGATTCAGACTGTGAAAATGATGGAAGGGATTTTTATCTGTGCTGCACCTATGTGTCTCAAGTCTTTCCTTAAGAAAGCTGAATTTGAGTCTCATGTACCTGAAGTTCATGCCAACCTCCTGGCGAATACTCCAGAGAGGGAAGAACGTAATGAGCCAGATGCTCCTAATATATCCCGTGCTTCTGGGGGTGATCAAAGACAATCTCAGATGCCTGAAATGTCGACTGCACGTGCTCCTCCTAGGACTGGTGTTTCACCCTCTTCAAGTTCTCACATGCAAGATCGTGAAGACCGATCTCGCTACCACCATTCTAGGGATCAGACCCCACAGAGGCCACCTATGCTAGCAAGACCACCATCATTCCATGGTCGTCATTCTTATCCACCAGGTGATACTCAAAATGAGAACCCACCTCAAGGATTTGATCGGCCCTACAACTGGGCTAGTGAGAATGCACCTGGGGCAACTCCAGTCCGCCAAGAATCGGAGCATGGTAGTCAAGACAAACAGCAAATGATGCCTAATGCCCCTTTCATGTTTCCTCCAATTCCTCATCAGTCAAACTTCATGATGCCCATGAATATGAATCAGCCATTAATGTCCAATGCATCATTCAATTACCCTCTCCAACAAGATGGAAACCCGCAGTTTTTCAGTGCTCCTTTCCAGATGCAACTACCAGATGTTGGACTGGATCAAGGTTCAGCCTCAGGGGTCCAACCTGCACCGCCTGGTGGTCCTTTAAGCTTCCCCGAGGGGCTTCAGCGCCCATGGGGCATGGGATTGATGGGCAACCCATTTCAGTCGATGCCACTTGGACAGGGAATGCCTGAAGGTGCTGGTGAACCTCAGGGAGGTGGTGGAATGGTTTTCCTGCAAGGTGGTTTTGGAGTCATGCCAGATGGTTCGATGAATTCAGGTATACCAGGTAGGGATCTTTCAGGCCAAGGTGATCGGGGTGTTCTAGCGCAGATGCCCATGCCCATGCAAATGCAGATGTCACTTCCCCCACCTCCCCCTACACAGCCCCCATCAGGTGGACAGCAACCTTTTAGCAGAACTTGA
- the LOC102709205 gene encoding ABC transporter G family member 11-like, translating to MKKQGVVAGAAAVAAAGMVKAELEDVGKAAGGAAAAAVALSPLSETLWREKAAAEFLGDVSARLAWRDLTVTVVLGGGGGETQDVLQGLTGHAEPGTITALMGPSGSGKSTLLDALAGRLAANAFLDGTVLLNGRKANLSFGAAAYVTQDDNLIGTLTVRETISYSARLRLPDKMPMEEKHALVEGTIVEMGLQDCADTVVGNWHLRGISGGEKRRVSIALEILMRPRLLFLDEPTSGLDSASAFFVTQTLRGLARDGRTVIASIHQPSSEVFELFDRLYLLSGGKTVYFGQASEACQFFAQAGFPCPPLRNPSDHFLRCINADFDKVKATLKGSMKRKFERSDDPLDRIMTSEAIRRLITYYKNSQYYFAAQQKVNEMARVKGTVLDAGGSQASFWMQAFTLTKRSFINMSRDFGYYWLRLIIYIVVTVCIGTIYLNVGTGYSSILARGACASFVFGFVTFMSIGGFPSFVEDMKVFQRERLNGHYGVLAFVISNTISAMPFLILITFISGTMCYFMVRLHPGFTHYLFFVLCLYASVTVVESLMMAIASVIPNFLMGIIIGAGIQGIFMLVSGYFRLPHDIPKPFWRYPMSYISFHYWALQGQYQNDLKGLVFDNQDDELPKIPGEYILENVFQIDVNRSKWLDLAVLFSMIVIYRLLFFAMIKVSEDVTPWVRGYIARRRVQQGKGGRRAELAASRSPSLRAYVVDADDLPADHP from the exons ATGAAGAAGCAGGGGGTggtggcgggggcggcggcggtggcggcggcggggatggtGAAGGCGGAGCTGGAGGACGTGGGGAAGGCGGCggggggagcggcggcggcggcggtggcgctgaGCCCGCTGAGCGAGACGCTGTGgcgggagaaggcggcggcggagttccTCGGGGACGTGTCGGCGCGGCTGGCGTGGCGGGACCTCACCGTCACCGTCGtgctgggcggcggcggcggcgagacgcaGGACGTGCTCCAGGGGCTCACGGGCCACGCCGAGCCTGGCACCATCACGGCGCTCATGGGACCCTCCGGCTCCGGCAAGTCCACGCTGCtcgacgccctcgccggccgcctcgccgccaacGCCTTCCTCGACGGCACCGTCCTCCTCAACGGCCGCAAGGCCAACCTCTCCTTCGGCGCCGCG GCCTATGTGACGCAAGATGACAATCTGATCGGCACACTGACGGTGAGGGAGACCATCTCATACTCGGCACGCCTTCGCCTTCCTGACAAGATGCCCATGGAGGAGAAGCATGCCCTCGTCGAGGGGACGATCGTCGAGATGGGGCTTCAGGACTGCGCCGACACGGTGGTCGGCAACTGGCACCTCCGGGGGATCAGCGGCGGTGAGAAGAGGAGGGTCAGCATCGCCCTCGAGATACTGATGAGGCCTAGGCTGCTCTTCCTGGATGAACCAACCAGTGGTCTTGACAG TGCTTCAGCATTCTTCGTGACACAGACGCTGCGTGGGCTGGCGAGGGATGGCAGGACTGTGATAGCATCAATCCATCAGCCGAGCAGCGAGGTTTTCGAGCTTTTCGACCGGTTGTATCTCCTGTCAGGAGGCAAAACTGTTTACTTTGGGCAGGCTTCTGAAGCTTGTCAG TTCTTTGCCCAAGCTGGTTTCCCTTGCCCACCATTGCGCAATCCATCGGATCATTTCCTCAGATGCATAAACGCAGACTTCGACAAGGTGAAGGCCACCCTGAAAGGATCAATGAAGAGAAAA TTTGAAAGATCCGATGATCCGCTCGATCGGATTATGACTTCGGAGGCCATCAGAAGGCTGATCACCTACTACAAGAACTCACAGTACTACTTCGCTGCGCAGCAGAAAGTCAACGAGATGGCACGGGTT AAAGGGACAGTGCTGGATGCAGGAGGGAGCCAGGCTAGCTTCTGGATGCAGGCTTTCACGCTCACAAAGCGATCGTTCATCAACATGTCCCGGGACTTTGGGTACTACTGGCTCAGGCTCATCATCTACATTGTTGTGACAGTCTGCATTGGGACAATCTACCTCAATGTTGGCACTGGATACAGCTCCATTCTG gcAAGAGGTGCATGTGCTTCTTTCGTCTTCGGCTTCGTCACGTTCATGTCGATCGGAGGATTCCCATCTTTTGTGGAAGACATGAAG GTGTTTCAGAGAGAGAGGCTCAACGGGCACTATGGCGTGCTGGCATTCGTCATAAGCAACACGATCTCGGCAATGCCATTCTTGATCTTGATCACCTTCATCTCCGGGACGATGTGCTACTTCATGGTGCGCCTCCACCCGGGTTTCACGCACTACCTCTTCTTCGTCCTCTGCCTCTACGCAAGCGTCACCGTCGTCGAGAGCTTGATGATGGCCATTGCCAGTGTCATCCCCAACTTCCTCATGGGCATCATCATCGGAGCTGGAATTCAG GGGATATTCATGCTGGTCTCAGGATACTTTAGGCTTCCCCATGACATCCCAAAGCCATTCTGGAGGTATCCCATGTCATACATCAGCTTCCACTACTGGGCACTGCAG GGGCAGTACCAGAACGACCTGAAGGGGCTGGTGTTCGACAACCAGGACGACGAGCTCCCCAAGATCCCCGGCGAGTACATCCTGGAGAACGTGTTCCAGATCGACGTGAACCGATCCAAGTGGCTGGACCTCGCCGTGCTCTTCAGCATGATCGTCATCTACCGCCTGCTCTTCTTCGCCATGATCAAGGTCAGCGAGGACGTCACCCCCTGGGTGCGCGGCTACATCGCGCGCCGGAGGGTGCAGCAGGGCAAGGGCGGCCGCCGGGCGGagctcgccgcctcccgctcgccgtcgctccGAGCCTacgtcgtcgacgccgacgacctGCCGGCTGACCATCCGTGA
- the LOC102703069 gene encoding enoyl-[acyl-carrier-protein] reductase, mitochondrial: MVSSMYLMRLPTAARRLLGASAARARYLSILTSPPARAVLYDHHGSPEQVVRVADVATVEIGDRDVCVRMLAAPINPSDLNRIEGVYPVRPPLPGAVAGYEGLGQVHALGPAVDSLSVGDWVIPSPPSFGTWQTYIVKPATAWHRVRADVPPYYPATITINPLTALRMLRDFVNLTPGDSLVQNGATSIVGQCVIQLAKLHGLHTINIIRDRPGSEEAKDKLKQLGADQVFTESQIDIKNIKTLLGALPEPTLGLNCVGGNVASVILKILRQGGTMVTYGGMSKKPVTVSTSSFIFKDLSLKGFWLQKWMSSDKAEESRKMIDYLLDLVRKGELKYEMELTPFSDFRLALDKALGKHGSQPKQVLMF, encoded by the exons ATGGTGTCTTCGATGTATCTAATGAG GctaccgacggcggcgaggcggttgCTGGGAGCCTcagcggcgagggcgagaTACCTCTCTATCTTGACGTCCCCGCCCGCCAGGGCCGTCCTCTACGACCACCACGGGTCGCCGGAGCAAGTCGTCAGGGTGGCGGACGTGGCGACGGTGGAGATTGGCGACCGTGATGTGTGCGTGCGGATGCTGGCCGCCCCCATTAACCCCTCCGACCTCAATCGCATTGAGGGCGTCTACCCTGTccgccctcccctccccggcgCTGTCGCAGGCTACGAGGGGCTCGGCCAGGTCCACGCCCTCGGCCCTGCCGTCGATTCCCTCTCTGTCGGCGACTGGGTCATCCCATCCCCGCCTTCCTTCGGCACCTGGCAGACCTACATCGTGAAGCCGGCCACCGCCTGGCACAGGGTCCGCGCCGATGTGCCTCCCTACTACCCCGCCACCATCACCATCAATCCTCTCACCGCGCTCAGGATGCTCCGCGACTTTGTAAACCTCACCCctg GTGACTCTCTTGTCCAGAATGGTGCCACTAGCATTGTCGGTCAGTGCGTCATTCAGCTCGCCAAACTCCATGGCCTTCACACCATCAACATCATAAGGGACAG ACCTGGCTCAGAAGAAGCCAAGGACAAACTTAAACAGCTTGGAGCAGATCAAGTATTCACAGAAAGCCAGATAGATATAAAGAATATCAAGACCTTGTTG GGTGCTCTGCCAGAACCTACATTAGGATTGAACTGTGTTGGTGGAAATGTTGCTTCTGTCATACTGAAAATTTTAAG ACAAGGTGGCACAATGGTGACTTATGGTGGAATGTCCAAGAAACCTGTTACTGTATCTACTTCATCTTTCATTTTTAAG GATCTTTCCTTGAAAGGATTCTGGCTACAGAAGTGGATGAGTTCAGATAAGGCAGAggaatctagaaaaatgataGACTACCTGCTGGACCTGGTGCGCAAAGGCGAGCTCAAATACGA GATGGAGTTGACGCCCTTCAGCGACTTCCGTTTGGCTCTTGACAAGGCACTCGGCAAACATGGGAGCCAACCAAAGCAGGTTCTTATGTTCTAA